A region of Salvelinus namaycush isolate Seneca chromosome 9, SaNama_1.0, whole genome shotgun sequence DNA encodes the following proteins:
- the rgma gene encoding repulsive guidance molecule A: MVMGKGAGGPSALEVGKILVVFLCLFPSVSLQCKILKCNSEFWASTSSSGPEEEFCTALRAYNNCVRRTARTCRGDLAYHSAQHGIEDLMSQNNCSKEGPTTQPRARTPAPPPQLQPDSQERSDGPEQCHYERSLHRQASPPNYTHCGFFGDPHLRTFSDDFQTCKVEGAWPLIHNKYLSVQVTNTPVVPGSSATATSKLTIIFKNFQECVDQKMYHAETDELPAAFADGAKNGGDRHGANTLRIVEKVPGQQVEIHARYIGTTIVVRQVGRYLTFAVRMPEEVVNSVEDRDNQDLYLCLHGCPANQRIDFRTFRARAVEGHGLSRTGSPPHGFTYKAAMAKCKERLPVEDLYFQSCVFDLLSSGDVNFTMAAYYAFEDVKMLHSNKDKYHIYEKDAFGSNAAPRGSDVFSLVLLNFLAVLLFIYSPLPTSSSLC; the protein is encoded by the exons ATGGTTATGGGGAAAGGAGCAGGAGGACCTTCGGCGCTTGAAGTCGGCAAGATCCTTGTTGTGTTTCTTTGCCTGTTTCCTTCTG TGAGTCTGCAGTGTAAGATCCTCAAGTGTAACTCAGAGTTTTGGGCCTCCACCTCAAGCTCCGGCCCGGAGGAGGAGTTCTGTACGGCACTGCGGGCGTACAACAACTGTGTACGCCGCACCGCACGCACCTGCAGAGGCGACTTAGCCTACCACTCAGCCCAACATGGCATAGAGGATCTCATGAGCCAGAACAACTGCTCCAAGGAGGGGCCTACAACTCAGCCTCGAGCCCGGACCCCCGCTCCACCACCACAGCTCCAGCCTGACAGCCAGGAGCGCTCCGATGGACCGGAGCAGTGTCATTACGAACGCAGCCTTCATCGCCAAGCCTCACCACCCAACTACACCCACTGTGGCTTCTTTGGAGACCCGCACCTCCGTACTTTCAGCGATGACTTCCAGACCTGCAAGGTTGAGGGAGCCTGGCCACTTATCCATAACAAATACCTGTCTGTTCAGGTGACCAACACACCTGTCGTGCCTGGCTCCTCTGCTACGGCCACCAGCAAG TTGACAATTATCTTCAAGAACTTCCAGGAGTGTGTGGACCAGAAGATGTATCATGCAGAGACAGACGAGCTGCCTGCAGCGTTCGCCGATGGCGCCAAGAACGGCGGAGACCGCCACGGGGCCAACACGCTACGCATCGTGGAGAAGGTGCCTGGGCAGCAGGTGGAGATCCACGCACGCTACATCGGTACAACCATTGTGGTCCGGCAGGTGGGGCGATACCTGACCTTTGCTGTGCGGATGCCAGAGGAAGTAGTGAACTCTGTAGAAGACCGAGACAACCAGGACCTGTACCTCTGCCTGCATGGCTGCCCCGCCAACCAACGCATCGACTTCAGGACATTCAGGGCCCGTGCAGTGGAGGGCCACGGCCTGAGCAGGACTGGCAGCCCTCCCCATGGGTTTACCTACAAGGCTGCCATGGCTAAGTGTAAAGAGCGCCTCCCAGTGGAGGACCTGTACTTCCAGTCCTGTGTGTTCGACCTGCTTTCCTCTGGGGACGTCAACTTCACCATGGCTGCCTACTATGCCTTTGAGGATGTGAAAATGCTCCACTCCAACAAGGACAAATACCACATTTATGAAAAGGATGCATTTGGGAGTAATGCGGCGCCAAGGGGATCAGATGTGTTCTCGCTAGTCCTCCTCAACTTtctggctgtgttgttgttcaTCTATAGTCCCCTGCCAACATCATCCTCATTATGCTAG